From a single Candidatus Wallbacteria bacterium genomic region:
- the acpP gene encoding acyl carrier protein codes for MATFDDVKKVVAEQLGVDESEITKEASFVDDLGADSLDLVELIMSLEEKFGIEIPDEEAEKIKSVKNAVDYIDSHK; via the coding sequence ATGGCCACGTTTGATGATGTAAAAAAGGTAGTAGCTGAACAGCTCGGCGTCGACGAATCGGAAATCACGAAAGAAGCTTCTTTCGTGGATGATCTTGGCGCAGACTCCCTGGACCTGGTCGAACTGATCATGAGCCTGGAAGAGAAATTCGGGATCGAGATTCCGGACGAGGAAGCCGAGAAAATCAAGTCAGTCAAAAACGCTGTCGATTATATCGATTCGCACAAGTAA
- the fabD gene encoding ACP S-malonyltransferase has protein sequence MKVALLFPGQGSQYVGMGKDFFDTYPEVRDDFEKASEVLGFDLARLCFEGPEDKLKQTQNTQPALLTVEYAMYRQFSRHFDSFSAAAGHSLGEYSALLAAGVFSFRDAVALVRKRGEFMAETRNGSLVACMGLSNEVVWDLCRKLSENGVISPALFNAPGQVVVAGEVPVLEEFIKKTESIEGARATMLKVSGPFHCSLLDSASGKLSAQMSHLLMNRPSLTVFANVSGEPSDDVNEIRENLTRQVNSPVFWTKCVENLCSRGYNTFVEIGPGNVLKGLVRKINREAKVFNVSKVEDIRKVSQELEDKNNETEMERQ, from the coding sequence ATGAAAGTTGCTCTGCTGTTTCCCGGACAGGGTTCACAATATGTAGGAATGGGAAAGGATTTTTTTGATACCTATCCCGAAGTCCGCGACGATTTTGAGAAAGCCTCTGAAGTCCTGGGTTTTGACCTTGCCAGACTCTGTTTCGAAGGTCCTGAAGACAAACTGAAGCAGACGCAGAATACACAGCCTGCTCTTCTGACAGTGGAATACGCGATGTACAGGCAGTTTTCACGCCACTTTGATAGTTTCAGCGCAGCAGCCGGGCACAGCCTGGGAGAATATTCAGCCCTGCTTGCAGCCGGCGTCTTCTCATTCCGAGATGCTGTCGCGCTCGTTCGTAAACGTGGTGAATTCATGGCTGAAACCCGCAACGGAAGCCTGGTAGCCTGCATGGGTCTTTCCAACGAAGTTGTCTGGGATCTCTGCCGTAAACTTTCTGAAAACGGGGTAATCTCTCCCGCACTCTTTAACGCTCCCGGTCAGGTAGTCGTTGCCGGCGAAGTCCCGGTACTGGAAGAATTCATAAAAAAAACCGAAAGCATCGAAGGCGCCAGGGCCACCATGCTCAAAGTCAGCGGCCCTTTCCACTGCTCCCTGCTGGATTCTGCCTCAGGAAAACTTTCCGCCCAGATGAGCCATCTGTTGATGAATCGCCCCAGCCTGACGGTTTTCGCAAATGTCAGCGGCGAACCGAGCGACGATGTCAACGAAATCAGGGAAAACCTCACCCGCCAGGTTAACAGCCCGGTATTCTGGACCAAGTGTGTTGAAAATTTGTGTTCCCGCGGATATAATACCTTTGTTGAAATCGGCCCGGGCAATGTGCTGAAAGGTCTGGTCCGCAAGATCAACCGTGAAGCTAAAGTCTTCAATGTGAGCAAAGTGGAAGATATCAGAAAAGTCTCCCAGGAACTTGAAGATAAAAACAATGAAACAGAGATGGAGAGACAATGA
- the fabG gene encoding 3-oxoacyl-ACP reductase FabG, with translation MRLQGKSAIITGSGRGIGKEIAIRFLAEGARVMLSDVMEGPLSETALELKSAGGTVEFTVCNVINSDDVGRLVETTVQKFGGLDILVNNAGITRDNLLLRMKEEEWDQVLDINLKGAFLCSKLSLKHILKSSGSIINISSIIGMMGNAGQCNYSASKAGLIGLTKSLAREIAKKGARVNAIAPGFIKTAMTDALPEQVKNEMLAAIPLGRFGSPSEIAAAAVFLAGEESKYITGQVLQINGGMYM, from the coding sequence ATGAGACTGCAGGGCAAATCCGCGATCATCACGGGATCAGGGAGAGGCATCGGTAAGGAGATTGCGATCCGGTTCCTGGCCGAAGGGGCCAGAGTCATGCTCTCAGACGTGATGGAAGGACCGCTTTCCGAGACTGCGCTGGAACTAAAGAGCGCAGGCGGGACAGTCGAGTTTACAGTCTGCAATGTCATCAACTCCGATGACGTCGGAAGGCTTGTCGAAACTACGGTACAGAAATTCGGAGGTCTCGATATCCTTGTAAACAACGCAGGCATCACCCGGGATAACCTGCTGCTGCGGATGAAAGAAGAGGAATGGGATCAGGTACTGGACATCAACCTGAAAGGCGCATTTCTCTGCAGCAAGCTCTCTCTGAAACACATCCTGAAATCAAGCGGTTCGATCATAAACATCTCTTCCATCATCGGGATGATGGGTAACGCCGGACAATGCAACTACTCGGCATCCAAGGCAGGTTTGATTGGCCTGACTAAATCTCTGGCGCGTGAAATCGCTAAAAAGGGTGCCAGGGTCAATGCCATCGCCCCTGGTTTCATCAAGACCGCCATGACGGATGCCTTACCTGAGCAGGTTAAAAATGAAATGCTTGCCGCTATCCCGCTAGGTCGCTTCGGAAGTCCCTCGGAAATCGCTGCAGCCGCGGTTTTCCTCGCTGGAGAGGAATCGAAATACATTACCGGTCAGGTCTTGCAGATTAACGGAGGAATGTATATGTGA